A genome region from Natronosalvus rutilus includes the following:
- a CDS encoding oligopeptide/dipeptide ABC transporter ATP-binding protein, whose amino-acid sequence MNAETQTTQTNTGRSETILSVRNLQTAFFTDKEVIRAVDGISYDIETGETVGIVGESGSGKSVTARSIMGLVDSPGRILPGSSIRFHHLETVREFAQRFSGNAVDVNALEQTHDPAELFDRPEVDMTPAAFGYESPEEASIVDFLGSGYGESLGLIDADDFVFVTEGSPDDPSRIESGFVEITRLEGKAQRAMRGNKIAMVFQDPLTSLNPVYTVGNQIKEALRLHQGMTGGEATNEAVELLEAVGIPDARRRVREYPHQFSGGMRQRAVIAMALACEPEVLICDEPTTALDVTIQAQILELLEDLQEERDLAIMFITHDMGVIADVSDRVNVMYAGEIVETADVETLFASPKHPYTQGLLESIPGRQVGERLQTIEGNVPTPNEPATYCRFAPRCPEAFDACNEIHPVSIPVREGADDHTAACLLYPEGKSELERIDHHTDQAAEPSSTEGGANEDQ is encoded by the coding sequence ATGAACGCAGAGACGCAGACGACGCAGACGAACACAGGCCGATCCGAGACCATCCTCTCGGTTCGAAATCTCCAGACCGCGTTCTTCACCGACAAGGAGGTGATTCGGGCTGTCGATGGGATCTCCTACGACATCGAAACCGGTGAAACGGTCGGCATCGTCGGCGAGAGCGGGTCCGGAAAGAGCGTCACCGCACGCTCGATCATGGGGCTCGTCGACAGCCCTGGACGAATCCTGCCCGGCAGCAGTATTCGCTTCCACCACCTCGAGACCGTCCGGGAATTCGCCCAGCGGTTCTCAGGGAACGCGGTCGACGTGAACGCGCTCGAGCAAACCCACGATCCGGCAGAGCTGTTCGACCGGCCCGAAGTCGACATGACGCCCGCGGCGTTCGGCTACGAATCGCCCGAGGAGGCATCGATTGTCGACTTCCTCGGCTCCGGCTATGGCGAATCGCTCGGCCTTATCGACGCCGACGATTTCGTCTTCGTGACCGAGGGGTCACCCGACGATCCCTCGAGGATCGAGTCCGGATTCGTAGAGATCACTCGACTCGAGGGGAAGGCCCAGCGCGCCATGCGTGGCAACAAGATTGCAATGGTCTTCCAGGACCCGCTGACGAGTCTCAACCCCGTCTATACCGTCGGCAACCAGATCAAGGAAGCGCTCAGACTCCACCAGGGAATGACCGGAGGGGAGGCGACCAACGAGGCCGTCGAGTTGCTCGAGGCCGTCGGAATTCCGGACGCCCGGCGACGCGTCAGAGAGTATCCTCACCAGTTCTCCGGCGGGATGCGACAGCGAGCGGTCATCGCGATGGCACTCGCTTGTGAACCGGAGGTGCTGATTTGCGACGAGCCGACGACGGCGCTGGACGTGACGATTCAGGCACAGATCCTCGAACTACTCGAGGACCTGCAGGAAGAACGCGACCTGGCGATCATGTTCATCACCCACGACATGGGCGTCATCGCCGACGTCTCCGATCGGGTGAACGTCATGTACGCGGGCGAAATCGTCGAGACGGCGGACGTCGAGACGTTGTTCGCTTCACCGAAGCACCCCTACACGCAGGGGCTACTCGAATCGATTCCCGGTCGACAGGTTGGAGAACGGCTCCAGACTATCGAAGGGAACGTGCCGACGCCGAACGAACCGGCAACGTACTGTCGATTCGCACCGCGCTGTCCGGAGGCGTTCGACGCCTGTAACGAGATCCATCCCGTTTCGATTCCGGTCCGAGAAGGAGCCGACGACCACACGGCGGCCTGTCTCCTCTATCCCGAGGGGAAGTCCGAACTCGAACGGATCGATCACCACACAGACCAGGCGGCAGAGCCGTCGTCGACTGAAGGAGGTGCAAACGAAGATCAATGA
- a CDS encoding ABC transporter permease: protein MSHDQDTDELKTIRERIAANPRPAAIWAAVLGVLLLLEIGRIGAGIVKLGGVVRLILGGLAAIPHWVHGNIQPSAGLIAAEIGFVITALLVLSVATILLRATIVTGPLAERFGFHYDRFDSPYVTEERLDRGLLLAVLTAVTFVVTMTPAAVAIDLVVGAFTSFFEWVASLGAVTSPETIPNQGYRSPDGSGWEGTFMGLSPAWAWALRVAVVYVYAFVTFAWLWKGYTIFREHYREADWTPRDDSINRFRNHYWGIFGLIVVFMFVVMALWAPALGPVGPQENIYSPYGHEFQYLNSESGELETVSHGTANIDSRSQGSDPVSPMSYDNYDRWSPFGTTANGKNLFTYLVFGARTSLVIGITAIGLATGIALGLSLLTAYYKGLVDLVTVIVSDTVIAVPVFLAVLLLSVVFQESNHPIASYYNGGLLLALIFAGLYWPGLWRSIRGPSLQVAEQEWVDAAKSYGQTPMMTMRKHMAPYIFSYVMIYASLLLGGVIIVTAALSFLGLGINPPTPEWGRIISDGRSYVSTESWHIATIPGILIVLVVTGFNALGDGIRDAMDPESESGEGDVTTTGGGA, encoded by the coding sequence ATGAGTCACGATCAAGACACGGACGAACTCAAGACGATTCGCGAACGTATTGCCGCGAATCCGCGTCCGGCCGCGATCTGGGCGGCCGTTCTCGGGGTGTTGCTCTTGCTTGAGATCGGTCGTATCGGGGCGGGGATCGTCAAACTTGGCGGTGTGGTTCGACTGATCCTGGGTGGGCTCGCTGCGATTCCCCACTGGGTTCACGGCAACATCCAGCCCTCTGCTGGACTGATCGCCGCCGAAATCGGGTTCGTGATTACCGCACTACTCGTCCTATCAGTGGCGACGATCCTTCTCAGGGCGACGATCGTCACCGGCCCGCTAGCTGAACGGTTCGGGTTCCACTACGATCGGTTCGACAGCCCGTACGTAACCGAGGAACGACTCGACCGAGGGCTGTTGCTCGCCGTCTTGACGGCTGTCACGTTTGTCGTCACGATGACGCCAGCCGCCGTAGCGATCGACCTCGTCGTCGGGGCGTTCACGTCATTCTTCGAGTGGGTCGCCTCGCTGGGAGCGGTCACGAGTCCAGAAACGATTCCGAACCAGGGGTACCGATCACCCGACGGCAGCGGTTGGGAGGGGACCTTTATGGGTCTCTCACCAGCCTGGGCGTGGGCACTCCGCGTCGCCGTCGTCTACGTGTACGCGTTCGTTACGTTCGCGTGGCTCTGGAAGGGATACACGATCTTCCGCGAACACTACCGCGAAGCCGACTGGACCCCTCGAGACGATTCGATCAACCGCTTCCGGAATCACTACTGGGGAATCTTCGGACTCATCGTCGTCTTCATGTTCGTCGTGATGGCACTGTGGGCTCCCGCGCTCGGGCCTGTCGGCCCGCAGGAGAACATCTACAGCCCGTACGGCCACGAATTCCAGTATCTAAATTCGGAGTCGGGTGAACTCGAGACAGTCAGCCACGGCACGGCTAACATCGACTCGCGTTCCCAGGGGAGTGATCCCGTTAGCCCGATGAGCTACGACAATTACGACCGGTGGTCGCCGTTCGGAACGACCGCTAACGGGAAGAACCTGTTCACGTACCTCGTCTTCGGGGCGCGAACGTCCCTAGTCATCGGGATCACGGCGATCGGGCTGGCGACGGGCATTGCTCTCGGGCTGTCGTTGCTCACTGCCTACTACAAGGGGCTCGTCGACCTCGTCACGGTCATCGTCAGTGACACGGTCATTGCCGTCCCGGTGTTCCTGGCGGTCCTGTTGCTCTCGGTGGTCTTCCAGGAGTCGAACCATCCCATCGCCAGCTACTACAACGGCGGGTTGTTGCTGGCGCTCATCTTCGCCGGACTATACTGGCCAGGACTGTGGCGTTCGATACGCGGGCCCTCGCTCCAGGTCGCCGAACAGGAGTGGGTCGACGCCGCGAAGAGCTATGGTCAAACGCCGATGATGACGATGCGAAAGCACATGGCTCCGTACATCTTTAGCTACGTCATGATCTACGCCTCGTTGCTGCTGGGCGGTGTCATCATCGTCACCGCTGCTCTCTCGTTCCTCGGGCTCGGCATCAACCCGCCGACGCCGGAGTGGGGGCGGATAATCAGTGACGGCCGCTCGTACGTCTCCACCGAATCGTGGCACATCGCGACGATTCCGGGGATCCTGATCGTCCTCGTCGTCACGGGGTTCAACGCCCTCGGTGACGGGATCCGGGACGCGATGGATCCGGAGAGCGAATCCGGAGAAGGTGACGTGACGACGACTGGAGGTGGTGCGTGA
- a CDS encoding ABC transporter permease produces the protein MSRWRYFFQRVLLSIPVLFLVMTLLFVILRMGPLDPVAAMLGPEASGAQAAQIRENMGLNEPLWQQYVDFMVGLITFDLGQSWVLRRGYSVTSMVATYGPRTVWLGFWAILLPLFIGIPLGFYAGLNSNSWGDYIASFSGIVWLAMPNFWLAIMFLAILRQTQGGGFLGFDWYTIGPNIDSIIGTPPLDFVGFTQLFPPGGFYFNGGELAVAIKVILPAAIVLGSASMATELRIGRTAVLETINSNYVETAKAKGLSNRVIIWKHVFRNALIPLVPIITNEAFLLIGGSVIVEVVFGINGIGRLYFMSLTQGDLPLAGSLVYIFTIITISMNILQDLLYTILDPRVGYDQ, from the coding sequence ATGAGCCGCTGGCGATACTTTTTCCAGCGGGTCCTGCTCTCGATTCCGGTCCTCTTTCTCGTGATGACGTTGTTGTTCGTCATCCTCAGGATGGGACCGCTCGACCCGGTTGCAGCGATGCTCGGTCCGGAAGCGAGCGGAGCGCAGGCTGCACAGATCCGCGAAAACATGGGATTGAACGAGCCGCTGTGGCAACAGTACGTCGACTTCATGGTCGGGCTGATCACCTTCGATCTCGGCCAGTCGTGGGTACTTCGGCGCGGGTACAGCGTGACGTCGATGGTCGCCACGTACGGACCTCGAACGGTCTGGCTCGGGTTCTGGGCGATCCTGCTGCCGCTTTTCATCGGGATCCCGCTCGGCTTCTACGCTGGGCTCAACTCGAATAGCTGGGGCGACTACATCGCTTCCTTCTCGGGGATCGTCTGGCTGGCGATGCCGAACTTCTGGCTCGCAATCATGTTCCTGGCTATACTGCGACAGACCCAGGGGGGTGGATTCCTCGGGTTCGACTGGTACACGATCGGGCCCAACATCGATAGTATCATCGGCACGCCGCCGCTCGACTTCGTTGGATTCACCCAGTTGTTCCCCCCAGGGGGGTTCTACTTCAATGGCGGGGAACTCGCTGTCGCGATTAAAGTGATCCTGCCGGCGGCAATCGTTCTCGGATCGGCATCGATGGCGACCGAACTCCGCATCGGCCGAACGGCGGTCCTCGAGACGATCAACTCGAACTACGTCGAGACGGCCAAAGCGAAGGGACTCTCGAACCGAGTGATCATCTGGAAGCACGTCTTCCGGAACGCCCTGATCCCGCTGGTACCGATCATCACCAACGAGGCGTTCCTGCTGATCGGCGGGTCCGTCATCGTCGAGGTCGTCTTCGGTATCAACGGCATCGGTCGGCTGTACTTCATGTCGTTGACCCAGGGTGACCTGCCGCTTGCCGGGTCGCTGGTGTACATCTTCACTATTATCACGATCAGTATGAACATTCTACAGGACCTCTTGTACACGATACTTGATCCACGCGTGGGGTACGACCAATGA
- a CDS encoding ABC transporter substrate-binding protein encodes MPNDNGVSRRSFLKATSAGAATAAVAGCFGGDEGNGDGNGDGNGNGNESGNGNGNGNGDGDLSNVEKAQQAWERAQDNPAPEDEETRMEAYLEMEEAIRDDMILLPLYHGLTERFWYDTVEVEPTGSLGSHRQQHNETTTEDGTLNLINSGVSSLDPIQSTDTASGVIINQVYENLVHYPNGVPEVENQLVEEVNVSDDLLTYTFTIKEAQFHDGSELTASDFVYAWRRLAESTASERANFLVEPGFLAVEHETEGEGEEATIVPDSLGVEAVDDRTIEMRITEPQPSTLDILTYDSFAAMPEGLVGDIEGYDGEYSQEQISQEVMVGCGPFQFDMWEGGTEVQVTAFDNYHGSGPELDAIHWQIIEDDEAIRTYYNERNADIFGIPTPFYDQDKIEAEEDDMGRQIGTYGELENGDTVNYLGVSEMSTFYFAFNARYADKAVRQAIAYVTDHEELINQVFAGRGVEAFSFTPPGIFPGGNEAYQTFVEEWPYTPNETDREGAQQVLEEAGFTPDEPAELTLTTYESEVFNEAATITRDKVADLGIELELEQSEFNTLISRGEDGELQFYSLGWIWSYPSIAYGLFGFEPENTNTEKIPEDADGYYLDWQVEMESEE; translated from the coding sequence ATGCCCAACGACAACGGTGTATCCCGACGATCATTCCTGAAGGCCACGAGCGCCGGTGCAGCCACCGCGGCGGTGGCCGGGTGCTTTGGCGGCGACGAAGGCAATGGTGATGGGAACGGCGACGGTAACGGTAACGGCAACGAATCTGGCAACGGAAACGGAAACGGCAACGGCGACGGGGATCTGTCCAACGTCGAGAAGGCCCAGCAGGCCTGGGAGCGTGCCCAGGACAACCCTGCGCCGGAGGACGAGGAGACCCGGATGGAAGCGTACCTCGAGATGGAGGAGGCCATCCGCGACGACATGATTCTCCTGCCGCTGTACCACGGCCTGACCGAGCGCTTCTGGTACGACACCGTCGAAGTCGAACCAACGGGGTCGCTGGGATCCCACCGCCAGCAGCACAACGAAACCACCACCGAGGACGGTACGCTGAACCTGATCAACTCGGGGGTTTCGTCGCTCGACCCGATCCAGTCGACCGACACGGCTTCCGGCGTCATCATCAACCAGGTGTACGAGAACCTCGTGCACTACCCCAACGGCGTTCCGGAAGTCGAGAACCAGCTCGTCGAGGAGGTCAACGTCTCCGACGACCTGCTGACGTACACGTTCACGATCAAGGAGGCCCAGTTCCACGACGGTAGCGAACTGACGGCGAGTGACTTCGTCTACGCCTGGCGGCGTCTCGCCGAGTCCACCGCCAGCGAGCGCGCGAACTTCCTCGTCGAACCCGGCTTCCTCGCCGTCGAGCACGAGACGGAGGGCGAAGGCGAAGAGGCCACGATCGTCCCGGACTCCCTCGGCGTCGAGGCCGTCGACGACCGCACGATCGAGATGCGGATCACGGAGCCCCAGCCGTCCACGCTCGACATCCTCACCTACGACTCCTTCGCAGCGATGCCCGAGGGACTCGTGGGCGACATCGAGGGCTACGACGGGGAGTACAGCCAGGAGCAGATCTCCCAGGAAGTGATGGTCGGCTGCGGACCGTTCCAGTTCGACATGTGGGAGGGTGGCACCGAGGTTCAGGTGACCGCGTTCGACAACTACCACGGCAGCGGGCCGGAACTCGACGCGATTCACTGGCAGATCATCGAGGACGACGAGGCTATTCGAACGTACTACAACGAGCGAAACGCCGACATCTTCGGTATCCCGACGCCGTTCTACGACCAGGACAAAATCGAGGCCGAGGAGGACGACATGGGTCGCCAGATTGGTACCTACGGCGAGCTCGAGAACGGTGACACCGTCAACTACCTCGGTGTGAGTGAGATGTCGACGTTCTACTTCGCGTTCAACGCTCGCTACGCTGATAAGGCGGTTCGACAGGCCATCGCGTACGTCACCGACCACGAGGAACTCATTAACCAGGTCTTCGCCGGCCGTGGCGTCGAGGCGTTCAGCTTCACGCCGCCGGGAATCTTCCCCGGAGGAAACGAGGCCTACCAGACGTTCGTCGAGGAGTGGCCGTACACGCCCAACGAGACTGACCGCGAGGGCGCCCAGCAAGTTCTCGAAGAGGCCGGCTTCACGCCCGACGAACCAGCCGAGCTGACGTTGACGACCTACGAGAGCGAAGTGTTCAACGAAGCCGCTACGATCACCCGTGACAAAGTCGCTGACCTCGGCATCGAACTCGAGCTCGAGCAGTCCGAGTTCAACACGCTGATCAGCCGCGGTGAGGACGGCGAACTTCAGTTCTACTCGCTCGGCTGGATCTGGAGCTACCCGTCGATCGCCTACGGTCTGTTCGGCTTCGAGCCCGAGAACACCAACACCGAAAAGATCCCCGAAGACGCGGACGGCTACTATCTCGACTGGCAAGTCGAAATGGAAAGCGAAGAGTAA
- the hisC gene encoding histidinol-phosphate transaminase, whose translation MKPRDLSDHVAYQAGRGIEEVARELGRDPSTFVKLASNENAHGPSPAAVDAIEDAAGSVSSYPKAAHADLTAAVADRWAVADDQIWLANGGDGAIDYLSRATLEPGDDVLVPAPGFAYYGMSARFHHGDVTEYALAREDDFSQDAETVLEAYDGERIVYLTSPHNPSGSTIDLEAVAEIADRTDEETLVVVDEAYGEFADVDSAVALISGRDGFDARDDVAVLRTFSKAYGLAGLRLGYAIVPHAWAEAYARVNTPFAASELACRAGLAAIEDDKHVERTVATVAEARATMREEIDALVWPSDGNFVLVDVGEATPVAEAMQERGVIVRDCTSFGLPACIRITCGTPSETDRAVETLNEVLEDRGLDADGGTTGVNGA comes from the coding sequence ATGAAACCGCGCGATCTGTCCGACCACGTCGCCTACCAGGCGGGTCGAGGCATCGAGGAGGTCGCCCGCGAACTCGGGCGCGACCCCTCGACGTTCGTCAAACTCGCCTCCAACGAGAACGCCCACGGCCCCTCGCCCGCGGCCGTCGACGCCATCGAGGACGCCGCCGGAAGCGTGAGTTCCTACCCGAAGGCGGCTCACGCCGATCTCACCGCCGCGGTCGCCGACCGCTGGGCTGTCGCGGACGACCAGATCTGGCTCGCAAACGGCGGCGACGGCGCCATCGACTACCTCTCGAGGGCGACCCTCGAGCCGGGCGACGACGTGCTCGTCCCCGCGCCGGGGTTCGCCTACTACGGCATGAGCGCTCGGTTCCACCACGGCGACGTCACCGAGTACGCGCTCGCGCGCGAAGACGACTTCTCACAGGACGCCGAGACGGTCCTCGAGGCCTACGACGGCGAGCGGATCGTCTACCTCACCAGCCCGCACAACCCCTCGGGATCGACGATCGACCTGGAGGCCGTTGCAGAGATCGCCGATCGAACGGACGAGGAGACGCTCGTCGTCGTGGACGAGGCCTACGGCGAATTCGCCGACGTCGACAGCGCCGTCGCCCTGATCTCGGGTCGCGACGGGTTCGACGCCCGCGACGACGTCGCCGTCCTCCGGACGTTCTCGAAGGCGTACGGCCTGGCGGGTCTGCGACTCGGATATGCAATCGTTCCGCACGCGTGGGCTGAGGCCTACGCTCGCGTCAACACCCCGTTCGCCGCGAGCGAACTCGCCTGCCGGGCCGGCCTGGCCGCCATCGAGGACGACAAACACGTCGAGCGAACCGTCGCGACCGTCGCCGAGGCTCGAGCGACCATGCGCGAGGAAATCGACGCCCTCGTCTGGCCCAGCGACGGGAATTTTGTCCTCGTCGACGTCGGGGAGGCGACGCCGGTCGCTGAGGCGATGCAAGAACGGGGCGTGATCGTTCGCGACTGTACGAGTTTCGGGCTGCCGGCGTGCATCCGCATTACCTGCGGTACGCCGTCCGAAACCGATCGAGCCGTCGAGACGCTCAACGAGGTGCTCGAGGACCGTGGACTGGATGCCGACGGCGGAACAACCGGGGTGAACGGCGCGTGA
- a CDS encoding adenylate kinase family protein, whose product MRIAITGTPGTGKTTATTILEGRLEDYDVIYLNDLLEREGLYTSVDEERDSKVADLDALEERLAERDDVLVESHLSHHLPADRVAVLRCAPEVLEKRLRERGERTDKAHENAESEALDVILSEAVDHHGLESVYEIDTTDREPTEVADELEAVVRGTRAPSAGEVDFVGYLT is encoded by the coding sequence GTGAGAATCGCGATCACCGGCACTCCAGGAACGGGGAAGACGACGGCGACGACGATTCTCGAGGGCCGACTCGAGGACTACGACGTGATCTACCTCAACGACCTCCTCGAACGCGAGGGACTGTACACGTCCGTCGACGAAGAGCGCGACAGCAAGGTCGCCGACCTCGATGCCCTCGAGGAACGACTCGCGGAGCGAGACGACGTCCTCGTCGAGTCGCACCTCTCCCATCACTTGCCGGCCGATCGCGTCGCCGTCTTGCGGTGTGCCCCCGAGGTACTCGAAAAACGACTGCGCGAACGCGGAGAACGCACGGACAAAGCTCACGAGAACGCGGAGAGTGAGGCGCTCGACGTCATCCTCTCGGAGGCCGTCGACCACCACGGCCTCGAGTCCGTGTACGAAATCGATACTACGGACCGCGAACCCACTGAGGTGGCCGACGAACTCGAGGCCGTCGTCCGCGGCACGCGAGCGCCAAGCGCTGGCGAAGTCGACTTCGTGGGGTACCTGACATGA
- a CDS encoding CDP-alcohol phosphatidyltransferase family protein: protein MTLDKFRPYISKFLDPFVRGFDRVGMSPDGVSVIAGFVAITAGFAFYLGGVAHPVWYAVGAALVFLNGWFDIIDGALARAQGVSSPSGDLLDHVLDRYADIVIIGGLAAGVGDYWLGFLAVTGVVMTSYLGTQAQAVGLDRVYGGLVGRADRLAIIGIVGFLAYPLESFDAGGLSLVGWLLVFLAVVGHLTALQRFFYSWSALE, encoded by the coding sequence ATGACCCTCGATAAGTTCCGACCGTACATCTCGAAGTTCCTGGATCCGTTCGTCCGTGGGTTCGACCGGGTCGGGATGTCCCCCGACGGCGTGAGCGTGATCGCCGGGTTCGTGGCGATCACCGCGGGCTTCGCGTTTTACCTCGGCGGCGTCGCCCATCCCGTCTGGTACGCCGTCGGCGCGGCCCTCGTCTTCCTGAACGGCTGGTTCGACATCATCGACGGCGCACTCGCTCGAGCACAGGGCGTCTCCTCCCCGTCGGGGGACCTGCTCGACCACGTCCTGGACCGCTACGCCGACATCGTGATCATCGGTGGACTCGCCGCCGGCGTCGGCGACTACTGGCTGGGCTTCCTGGCGGTTACAGGCGTCGTCATGACCTCCTACCTCGGCACCCAGGCCCAGGCGGTAGGCCTCGACCGGGTCTACGGGGGGCTCGTCGGCCGTGCGGACCGGCTGGCGATCATCGGAATCGTCGGCTTCCTCGCCTATCCGCTCGAGTCGTTCGACGCTGGCGGCCTCTCGCTCGTCGGCTGGCTGCTCGTCTTCCTCGCCGTCGTCGGTCACCTGACGGCCCTCCAGCGGTTCTTCTACTCCTGGAGCGCGCTCGAGTAG
- a CDS encoding multiprotein bridging factor aMBF1, protein MVQCEMCGAETSSPKTIKVEGAKLDVCSNCTDFGTEVKTASSSSTSTKYSTDSGSGSGSGSSNTSSSGSRSSGSGGSRRRDMFDEMDEIVTDYDDRIRRAREKKDLSQSDLANELNEKASLIRKLERGDTLPSDRVQSKLERFLGISLTGGSGSSEDSDWEGGSSSGSYTLGDVVKRKD, encoded by the coding sequence ATGGTTCAGTGCGAGATGTGTGGCGCCGAGACGTCGTCCCCGAAGACTATCAAAGTCGAAGGCGCGAAGCTGGACGTGTGTTCGAACTGCACCGACTTCGGCACCGAGGTGAAGACCGCCTCCTCGTCGAGCACGTCAACGAAGTACTCGACGGACTCCGGGTCGGGATCCGGGTCAGGGTCCAGCAACACGTCCTCGAGCGGGAGTCGCTCCTCGGGGTCCGGTGGCTCGCGTCGCCGCGATATGTTCGACGAGATGGACGAGATCGTCACCGATTACGACGACCGCATTCGCCGAGCGAGAGAGAAGAAGGACCTCAGCCAGTCCGACCTCGCGAACGAACTCAACGAGAAGGCGAGTCTGATCCGCAAACTCGAGCGCGGGGATACCCTGCCCAGTGACCGGGTCCAGAGCAAACTCGAGCGCTTCCTGGGGATCAGCCTCACCGGCGGGTCCGGGTCGAGCGAGGACAGCGACTGGGAAGGCGGCTCCTCAAGTGGGAGTTACACGCTCGGTGACGTTGTCAAGCGAAAGGATTGA
- a CDS encoding ABC transporter permease — MFTLFAATEDWVLDRRLALAAYGGADPDELESIRQSYLADRGLDRPLTEQYVDWIGNMISLEWGNSFQSGEAVFPLVREATLETALYVVPAIVLATTLGLAVGAYAAMNVRSTRGNGATGIVYLLFAVPNFWIGFLILSASATAAAAFRWGSEFNYITVTELPFLYGRVLPVVLVTTTLLAAIVSYARAYARQYYTADLTKLVRAKGGGRLDVARHVLRNAAIPLLSLVFAETLALLAISVIIIEAVFGIGGIGSLFYNAVWTRDLPVMMGVTVVIVAFGVVGNVVQDLAYSLLDPRVDTGSR; from the coding sequence ATGTTCACACTGTTCGCCGCGACCGAAGACTGGGTGCTCGACAGACGGCTCGCGCTTGCAGCCTACGGCGGCGCTGATCCCGACGAACTCGAGTCTATTCGCCAGTCGTACCTCGCCGACCGAGGGCTCGACCGACCGCTCACCGAGCAGTACGTCGACTGGATAGGGAACATGATCTCCCTGGAGTGGGGAAACTCCTTCCAGAGTGGCGAGGCCGTGTTTCCGCTGGTGCGTGAGGCCACCCTCGAGACGGCGCTGTACGTCGTCCCGGCGATCGTGCTGGCGACCACGCTCGGGCTGGCCGTCGGCGCCTACGCCGCCATGAACGTGCGCTCGACTCGCGGCAACGGAGCTACGGGAATCGTGTACCTGCTGTTCGCGGTTCCGAACTTCTGGATCGGCTTCCTGATCCTGAGCGCGTCCGCGACTGCCGCTGCCGCCTTCAGGTGGGGCAGCGAGTTCAACTACATCACGGTGACCGAGTTGCCGTTTCTCTACGGGCGCGTCCTCCCGGTCGTTCTGGTGACGACGACGTTACTCGCTGCCATCGTCAGTTACGCTCGAGCGTACGCCCGCCAGTACTACACCGCGGACCTCACCAAACTCGTTCGCGCGAAAGGAGGTGGGCGGCTCGACGTCGCCAGACACGTGTTGCGAAACGCGGCGATCCCACTGCTCTCGCTCGTGTTCGCCGAGACGCTCGCGCTGCTCGCGATTTCGGTGATTATCATCGAGGCCGTGTTCGGCATCGGCGGGATCGGCTCGCTCTTCTACAACGCCGTCTGGACGCGCGACCTGCCCGTCATGATGGGCGTAACGGTCGTCATCGTCGCCTTCGGCGTCGTCGGCAACGTCGTTCAGGACCTGGCGTACTCGCTACTCGACCCTCGAGTGGACACTGGATCGCGGTGA